The following are from one region of the Osmerus mordax isolate fOsmMor3 chromosome 1, fOsmMor3.pri, whole genome shotgun sequence genome:
- the LOC136945175 gene encoding protein NLRC3-like: protein MKQHGEKISLDSIYTELYITEAGGGEVNDQHEVRQIEGEYRKIRGSEKKVKFNNIFKSPDEQDKIVRRVLTKGIAGIGKTFSSQKFTLDWANKKQNQDIDFIFPLPFRQLNLLKQEKHTLIGVIQKCFKEMEKEFIAAIFTRGQENKTELKVLFILDGLDEFQMPLNYKKYESCEDVTEPKTIDVLLTNLIMKDLLPSALLWITSRPVAANQIPSECVDLVTEVRGFNDDQKDEYIMKRCSDEILARRIISHIKTSRILYIMCHIPVVAFIIATVLKTCGEKEMPRNLTQVYIHFLVDQVRKMNVKYNRKEETDAPWDKNNIKMIRSLGKLAFTQLENGNLIFSEADLKKCGIDVEGAANCSGMCTEIFSEDKWGGEEKVYCFVHLTIQELFAALHVFLSFIKDHVNVMEKQFYKRIPFLQPAVRFYKSAVDRTLESEKGHLDLFLRFLLGLSMESNQTRLTGLLTQTRNNTQSHEKTIKYIKEKISEDPSPERCMNLFHCLNELNDHSLVEEIQHYLSSGSPSSENKLSSTQWSALVFVLLTSEEKMDVFDLKIYSRSEEGLLRLLPVVKDSKTALLNDCNLSEGCCEALASALPSSDLTQLDLSNNNLGNSGMKLLSAGLGNRLCKLETLRYKGSGQ, encoded by the exons ATGAAACAGCATGGCGAGAAAATCTCCCTGGACAGTATCTACACAGAGCTCTACATcacagaggctggaggtggagaggtcaATGACCAACATGAAGTGCGACAGATTGAGGGAGAATACAGGAAGATTAGAGGGTCAGAGAAAAAAGTCAAATTCAACAACATCTTCAAATCCCCAGATGAACAAGACAAAATCGTCAGAAGAGTTCTGACCAAGGGAATCGCTGGCATCGGCAAAACGTTTTCTTCACAGAAGTTCACTCTGGACTgggcaaacaaaaaacaaaaccaagACATTGATTTCATTTTCCCACTGCCTTTTCGACAGCTGAATTTGTTGAAGCAAGAGAAGCACACCTTGATTGGTGTCATTCAAAAATGCTTcaaagaaatggagaaagagtttATTGCCGCCATTTTCACAAGGGGacaagaaaacaagacagaatTGAAAGTTCTGTTTATCTTGGATGGTCTTGATGAGTTCCAGATGCCCCTCAACTACAAGAAGTACGAGAGCTGTGAAGATGTCACAGAGCCAAAGACCATAGATGTGCTGCTGACAAACCTGATCATGAAAGATCTGCttccttctgctctcctctggatAACGTCCCGACCTgttgcagccaatcagatcccttcTGAGTGTGTTGACCTGGTGACGGAGGTACGAGGGTTCAATGATGATCAGAAGGATgagtacatcatgaagagatgcagtgatgagatcttggccaggagaatcatctcacacataaagacatcaAGGATCCTCTACATCATGTGCCATATTCCAGTCGTCGCTTTCATTATTGCAACAGTTTTAAAGACCtgtggagaaaaagagatgccCAGGAATCTGACTCAAGTTTACATACACTTCCTGGTTGACCAAGTCAGAAAGATGAACGTGAAGTACAACAGGAAAGAGGAGACTGATGCACCCTGGGACAAAAATAACATTAAGATGATTCGATCACTGGGGAAACTGGCTTTCACACAACTGGAAAATGGCAACCTGATTTTCAGCGAGGCAGACCTGAAGAAGTGTGGCATTGATGTTGAAGGAGCTGCAAACTGCTCTGGGATGTGCACTGAAATCTTTTCAGAAGATAAATGGGGTGGTGAGGAGAAGGTGTACTGCTTTGTCCATCTGACCATCCAGGAGCTTTTTGCTGCTCTGCATGTGTTTCTGTCATTCATTAAAGACCATGTGAATGTAATGGAAAAACAATTTTACAAGAGAATACCCTTCCTCCAACCGGCTGTCAGATTCTACAAGAGTGCTGTGGACAGGACCTTAGAAAGTGAGAAAGGACACCTGGACCTcttcctccgcttcctcctggGCCTCTCAATGGAGTCCAATCAGACTCGCTTAACAGGTCTACTGACTCAGACAAGAAACAATACACAGAGCCATGAGAAAACAATCAAGTACATCAAGGAGAAAATCAGCGAGGATCCCTCTCCAGAAAGATGCATGAATCTGTTCCACtgtctgaatgaactgaatgaCCATTCTCTAGTGGAGGAGATCCAACACTACCTGAGCTCAGGAAGTCCCTCCAGTGAGAATAAGCTCTCATCTACACAGTGGTCAGCTCTGGTCTTTGTGTTGCTGACTTCAGAAGAGAAGATGGACGTGTTTGACCTGAAGATATACTCCAGATCAGAGGAAGGTCTTCTGAGGCTCCTGCCAGTGGTCAAAGACTCCAAAACTGCTCT GCTGAATGACTGTAACCTCTCAGAAGGGTGCTGTGAagcgctggcctcagctctcccctcctcagatcTGACACAGCTGGACTTGAGTAACAACAACCTGGGGAattcaggcatgaagctgctctctgctggactggggaatcgACTCTGCAAGCTtgagacactgag GTACAAGGGGTCCGGCCAATGA